A single window of Bacteroidota bacterium DNA harbors:
- a CDS encoding GH92 family glycosyl hydrolase encodes MKKLFIYAFTLLQLQIFGQNFSQYVNPFIGTGGHGHTFPGAVMPFGMVQLSPDTRIDGSWDGCGGYHYSDSIIYGFSHTHLSGTGVSDWGDILLMPTIGTPSADNKIYSSKFSHTNEKASAGYYEVLLNDDNIQAKLTTTLRTGIHQYVFPDVQKANVVLDLLHRDKTLSSNIRVLDSVTISGFRVSEAWAKEQHIYFIIKFSKPFKKVKYALNKTLKDSLDKRKREMAQGVVFEFDVSDKKPLMIKVALSGADTDGALKNLTAEATHWDFEQYKSEAEKAWDKELSKIEIKSNDKEKLNVFYTSLYHCMIHPSINSDVDGRYRGRDNKIHEAKGYIHYNVFSLWDTYRALHPLFTIIDKKRTRDFIHTFFWNYDEARRLPVWELSSNETDCMIGYHSVSVISDAFLKGINDFDTVVIFNAMKAASNYTGFGQPAYIQNGYLQVDDEPESVSKTLEYAYDDWCIAQMAQKLGKNEDYKIYMKRAQSYKNLFDPSSGFMRPRKNGNWLSPFDPCEVNNHYTEANSWQYSFYVPHDMDGLIKLHGGDAAFEKKLDELFSTSSKTTGREQADITGLIGQYAHGNEPSHHMAYLYNYVGKPHKTIAITNRILNEFYKNAPDGLIGNEDCGQMSAWYVFSSMGFYPVTPGIPMYTLSEPIFESIKINLENGKTFIIQSPKTSLGSENKLTAVMLNDKKIYRSSIPHQIIENGTKLTFVYNTQNDSIEYGNKTMHRPHTRVNHYPIIPAPVIGSLSKSFKEKQEISISCNLPNVNIAYTTNGSEPAKTSPLYFKPFNIDSSCTIKTKVYFENDSSKTTVARFYKMPHNWKLMLNCKYNLQYSAGGPEGIIDGINGDVNWRKGEWQGYQSQDFEAIIDLGKEQTVSIVSGNYLQDTRAWIVLPTEIEYFVSKDGKKYTSVGKISNPVPASDYTPQIKKFEYHLPKTQNARYVKFKAKNFGKLPDWHLGAGGDAFIFIDEIEVK; translated from the coding sequence GTGAAAAAACTTTTTATTTACGCATTTACTTTATTGCAACTGCAAATTTTCGGACAAAATTTTTCGCAGTATGTAAATCCTTTTATTGGAACAGGCGGACATGGTCATACTTTTCCCGGAGCAGTGATGCCTTTTGGTATGGTGCAGTTAAGTCCTGATACACGAATTGACGGCAGTTGGGACGGTTGTGGCGGTTATCATTATAGCGATAGCATCATCTACGGCTTTTCACACACGCACTTAAGCGGTACAGGTGTAAGCGACTGGGGTGATATTTTGTTGATGCCAACAATTGGTACACCAAGCGCAGATAACAAAATCTATTCCTCCAAGTTTTCGCATACAAATGAAAAAGCAAGTGCAGGATACTATGAAGTTCTATTAAATGATGATAACATACAAGCAAAATTAACCACAACATTACGTACGGGAATTCACCAATACGTTTTTCCGGATGTACAAAAAGCGAATGTTGTTTTAGATCTTCTACATCGTGATAAAACTTTATCGAGTAATATTCGTGTTTTAGACAGCGTAACGATTTCCGGTTTTCGCGTAAGCGAAGCATGGGCTAAAGAACAGCATATCTATTTTATTATAAAATTTTCGAAGCCATTTAAAAAAGTTAAGTACGCGTTAAACAAAACTTTAAAAGATTCGCTCGATAAACGCAAACGTGAGATGGCACAAGGTGTAGTGTTTGAATTTGATGTTAGTGACAAAAAACCACTCATGATAAAAGTGGCTCTATCAGGCGCCGATACTGATGGTGCTTTAAAAAATCTTACTGCGGAAGCCACACACTGGGATTTTGAGCAATATAAATCAGAAGCAGAAAAAGCCTGGGACAAAGAATTATCGAAAATTGAAATTAAAAGTAATGATAAGGAAAAGTTAAATGTTTTTTATACTTCCTTATACCATTGCATGATTCATCCAAGCATAAATAGTGATGTTGATGGAAGGTATAGAGGCAGAGATAATAAAATTCATGAGGCTAAGGGTTATATTCATTATAATGTTTTCTCATTGTGGGATACCTATAGAGCATTGCACCCATTATTTACTATCATCGATAAAAAACGCACCCGAGACTTCATACACACTTTTTTTTGGAATTATGATGAGGCGAGAAGATTACCCGTATGGGAGTTGTCTTCCAATGAAACCGATTGTATGATTGGGTACCATTCTGTTTCCGTAATTTCGGATGCATTTTTAAAAGGCATTAATGATTTCGATACAGTTGTAATATTTAACGCCATGAAGGCCGCCTCAAACTATACGGGTTTCGGGCAACCTGCTTATATTCAGAACGGATATTTACAAGTAGATGATGAGCCGGAAAGTGTTTCTAAAACGCTCGAATATGCCTATGATGATTGGTGTATTGCTCAGATGGCTCAAAAGCTTGGTAAAAACGAAGATTACAAAATCTACATGAAGCGCGCGCAATCCTACAAAAATCTTTTTGATCCTTCGAGCGGCTTTATGCGCCCTAGAAAAAACGGAAATTGGTTAAGCCCGTTTGATCCTTGCGAAGTAAATAATCATTACACAGAAGCCAACAGTTGGCAATATTCTTTTTATGTTCCTCATGACATGGATGGATTAATTAAACTTCATGGCGGAGATGCTGCATTTGAAAAAAAATTAGATGAACTCTTTTCAACTTCTTCTAAAACTACAGGGCGTGAACAAGCAGATATAACAGGACTCATAGGACAATATGCTCATGGGAACGAACCCAGCCATCATATGGCCTATTTGTATAACTATGTTGGTAAACCTCACAAAACAATCGCAATTACAAACCGTATTTTGAATGAATTTTATAAAAACGCACCGGATGGATTAATTGGCAATGAAGATTGCGGACAAATGAGTGCCTGGTATGTATTTAGCTCAATGGGATTTTATCCGGTTACCCCCGGAATTCCAATGTATACATTGAGTGAACCTATTTTTGAATCCATCAAAATAAATCTTGAAAATGGAAAAACATTTATCATTCAATCACCCAAAACTTCTTTAGGTAGCGAAAATAAATTAACAGCTGTTATGCTTAATGATAAAAAAATATATCGCTCCTCCATTCCACACCAAATCATTGAGAATGGTACTAAATTAACTTTTGTATACAACACCCAAAACGATTCTATAGAATATGGCAACAAAACGATGCATCGACCTCACACCAGAGTTAATCACTACCCGATTATACCGGCTCCTGTAATAGGAAGTTTATCAAAGTCATTCAAAGAGAAGCAAGAAATCAGTATTAGTTGCAACCTTCCAAACGTAAATATTGCCTATACAACAAACGGAAGTGAGCCAGCTAAAACATCTCCGCTCTATTTTAAACCATTTAATATCGATAGTAGTTGTACTATAAAAACCAAAGTTTACTTCGAAAATGACAGCAGCAAAACTACAGTTGCACGTTTTTATAAAATGCCTCATAATTGGAAATTAATGCTCAATTGTAAATATAATCTGCAATATTCAGCAGGAGGGCCTGAAGGAATAATTGACGGAATAAACGGCGATGTAAACTGGCGGAAGGGTGAGTGGCAGGGTTACCAAAGTCAGGATTTTGAAGCAATAATTGATTTGGGCAAGGAGCAAACCGTTAGTATTGTGTCCGGAAATTATCTACAAGACACGCGTGCCTGGATTGTTTTACCAACCGAAATAGAGTACTTTGTTTCAAAAGACGGCAAGAAATATACTTCCGTTGGGAAAATTTCAAATCCTGTCCCGGCCAGTGATTACACTCCTCAAATTAAAAAATTTGAATACCACTTGCCGAAAACGCAAAATGCCCGATATGTAAAGTTTAAAGCGAAAAACTTTGGAAAACTTCCGGATTGGCATCTTGGAGCCGGAGGTGATGCCTTTATTTTTATTGATGAAATTGAGGTAAAATAA
- a CDS encoding glycoside hydrolase family 2 protein, translating into MKRIHSTYLFACLTFFIAFSQNKELILDKNWTFSQKGKNIWRKAQVPGCVHTDLMANKIIPDPFFGDNEKDLQWIEKEDWEYKTNFKITKSDLQNDKIEMFFGGLDTYAKVFLNNQEILVTDNMFRSWTLDVKPYLKEGVNSLYILFESAVNKGKQLSAQLTYTLPGEEKVFTRKAQYQYGWDWGPRFVTCGIYKNIKLRFLNVAEIKDIHYTVTKVTDSLATFTLKFDIHTYRDGYYDMFIKDVSSGEVFPKEGQRVSLYNKGVRPFAITLKIPRPKLWWCNGLGEQNFYDYTITLIKKSGSIDSKTVSVGIRSVELVQEEDAIGKSFYFKLNGKPVFMKGANYIPPDNFLSRVSANDYRTDIMLAESRGINMLRVWGGGTYADEEFYKACDKSGILVWQDFMFACAMYPGDSAFIENVKKEADEQVHRLALHPCIALWCGNNEIDEGWKNWGWQKQFNYSASDSAKIWNDYTKLFHQVLPAIVKEHAPKTNYITTSPQIGWGHKESLSQGDSHYWGVWWGNEPFETYEKKVGRFMSEYGFQSLPDLNSFKMFVSANQLNLNSDEIKNHQKHPTGFKTIETYMERDFIVPKDLEKYIYVSQLTQARGMQIAIEAHRRARPNCMGTLFWQMNDCWPVTSWSAIDYYKRPKAFYYDLKRLYDNVLISIIKSDIYYECHILNDNLNEVKGKIELTVKDFFGKKLYEKVSDVTVKPNSSLIYLRLTDDELKNIHKNECYISCVLRIDSNTVKKTLYYFVPPKDLKLPKPNLDIKFADDFGTVKIKSNTLVKNLYIKGLGFTENNYFDAEPGEEIEMTVMPFGKAGQKLTFISLYDILPQQ; encoded by the coding sequence TTGAAAAGAATTCATTCTACATATTTATTTGCATGTTTAACTTTCTTCATCGCCTTTTCTCAGAACAAAGAACTTATTCTGGATAAAAACTGGACGTTTTCTCAAAAAGGTAAAAACATCTGGCGTAAAGCTCAAGTACCCGGCTGCGTTCACACCGATTTAATGGCTAACAAAATAATTCCTGATCCTTTCTTTGGCGACAATGAAAAAGATTTACAATGGATAGAAAAAGAAGATTGGGAATACAAAACGAATTTCAAAATCACCAAATCAGATTTACAAAATGATAAAATCGAAATGTTTTTTGGCGGGCTTGATACCTATGCTAAAGTTTTTCTAAACAACCAGGAGATTTTAGTGACCGATAATATGTTTCGATCGTGGACGCTTGATGTTAAACCATACTTGAAAGAAGGTGTTAATTCTCTCTACATACTATTTGAAAGCGCCGTTAATAAAGGGAAACAATTAAGCGCTCAGCTTACATATACGCTTCCGGGTGAAGAGAAAGTATTTACGCGCAAAGCACAATATCAGTATGGCTGGGATTGGGGTCCGCGTTTTGTAACTTGCGGCATCTATAAAAACATTAAACTTCGCTTTTTGAATGTAGCTGAAATCAAAGACATTCATTATACCGTTACTAAAGTTACCGATTCACTCGCCACATTTACATTAAAGTTCGACATCCATACTTACCGCGATGGCTATTACGATATGTTCATTAAAGATGTCAGTAGTGGTGAAGTTTTTCCAAAGGAAGGTCAGCGAGTAAGTTTATACAACAAAGGTGTTAGACCATTCGCTATAACACTTAAAATTCCTCGTCCAAAATTATGGTGGTGTAACGGCTTGGGCGAACAAAATTTTTATGACTATACCATTACATTAATTAAGAAATCGGGAAGCATTGACAGCAAAACCGTAAGTGTAGGAATTCGATCTGTCGAATTAGTTCAAGAGGAAGATGCCATTGGTAAATCGTTTTATTTTAAATTAAACGGCAAACCGGTTTTTATGAAAGGTGCGAATTATATTCCGCCGGATAATTTTTTATCACGTGTGAGCGCTAATGATTATCGCACAGATATTATGTTAGCCGAAAGTAGAGGAATAAATATGCTACGTGTATGGGGAGGTGGTACTTACGCCGATGAAGAATTTTATAAAGCCTGTGACAAAAGCGGAATTTTAGTTTGGCAAGATTTTATGTTTGCCTGTGCTATGTATCCCGGCGATTCGGCATTCATTGAAAATGTAAAAAAAGAAGCTGATGAACAAGTTCATCGCCTGGCACTTCACCCTTGCATTGCTTTATGGTGCGGCAATAATGAGATTGATGAAGGGTGGAAGAACTGGGGATGGCAGAAACAATTTAATTACTCAGCTTCTGATTCGGCAAAAATATGGAACGACTATACAAAATTGTTTCACCAAGTTCTTCCCGCAATTGTAAAGGAACATGCGCCTAAAACAAACTACATCACAACGTCTCCACAAATTGGTTGGGGACATAAAGAAAGTTTGTCACAAGGTGATTCTCATTATTGGGGTGTGTGGTGGGGAAACGAACCTTTTGAAACATACGAAAAAAAAGTGGGCCGATTCATGAGTGAATATGGCTTTCAGAGTTTGCCTGACTTAAACTCCTTCAAAATGTTTGTCAGTGCGAATCAATTAAATCTTAATTCTGATGAAATAAAAAATCATCAAAAACATCCAACCGGTTTTAAAACAATAGAAACTTACATGGAACGTGATTTTATTGTTCCAAAAGATTTAGAGAAATATATTTATGTATCTCAATTAACACAAGCCCGCGGTATGCAAATCGCCATTGAGGCGCATCGCAGAGCAAGACCAAATTGCATGGGCACATTATTCTGGCAAATGAATGATTGTTGGCCAGTAACATCTTGGAGCGCCATTGATTATTACAAACGGCCAAAAGCATTTTATTATGATTTAAAGAGATTATACGATAATGTTTTAATTTCTATAATTAAATCCGATATTTATTACGAGTGCCATATTCTTAACGATAATCTAAATGAAGTGAAAGGTAAAATTGAATTAACAGTAAAAGATTTTTTTGGAAAAAAGTTGTATGAAAAAGTATCTGATGTAACCGTCAAACCCAACTCTTCATTAATTTATCTTCGGCTTACCGATGATGAATTAAAAAACATCCATAAAAATGAATGCTACATTTCCTGTGTTTTGCGCATCGATTCCAATACGGTTAAAAAAACACTTTATTATTTTGTTCCGCCTAAAGATTTAAAATTACCTAAACCTAATTTAGATATTAAATTCGCCGATGATTTTGGCACTGTAAAAATCAAAAGCAACACTCTTGTAAAAAACCTTTACATCAAAGGATTAGGTTTTACAGAAAATAATTATTTCGATGCTGAACCGGGCGAAGAAATTGAAATGACTGTAATGCCATTTGGGAAAGCCGGACAAAAATTAACTTTTATTTCCTTATACGATATTCTACCCCAGCAATAA
- a CDS encoding copper homeostasis protein CutC has protein sequence MNKKLEIACFNLESALIAEENGADRIELCENYKEGGLFPNEVLIKEVLTKTTIPVFVMIRPRSGNFIYSPDEVEIMKQQIHLCKKLNCDGIVFGVMNEDGSINTAVCKQLVKLAEPLSCTFHRAFDQVNDYSKALEQIIDCRFKRILTSGVNTNAITGKNILRELIQKAEDRIIIMPGGGIRSSHVCELAEFTEAKEFHSAAIINENETANAEEIKKLKSNLN, from the coding sequence TTGAATAAAAAACTAGAAATAGCTTGCTTTAATCTTGAATCTGCACTGATTGCCGAGGAAAATGGTGCTGACAGAATTGAGCTCTGCGAAAATTATAAAGAAGGCGGACTTTTCCCCAATGAGGTATTAATTAAAGAAGTTCTTACTAAAACCACTATACCGGTATTTGTGATGATTCGTCCGCGTTCCGGCAATTTTATTTATTCGCCAGATGAAGTTGAAATAATGAAACAGCAAATTCACTTATGTAAAAAATTAAATTGCGATGGTATTGTATTTGGCGTGATGAATGAAGATGGTTCCATAAATACCGCGGTATGTAAACAGTTAGTAAAACTAGCCGAACCATTATCTTGCACTTTTCACAGAGCCTTTGATCAAGTAAACGATTATAGCAAAGCATTGGAACAAATCATCGATTGCAGATTTAAAAGAATCTTGACTTCAGGAGTAAATACTAATGCCATTACAGGAAAAAATATCTTAAGAGAGTTAATTCAAAAAGCAGAAGACAGAATTATCATTATGCCCGGTGGAGGAATAAGATCATCTCACGTCTGTGAATTAGCCGAATTCACCGAAGCTAAAGAGTTTCACTCAGCTGCCATCATCAATGAAAACGAAACGGCTAACGCGGAAGAAATTAAAAAACTTAAATCCAATTTAAATTGA
- a CDS encoding N(4)-(beta-N-acetylglucosaminyl)-L-asparaginase — protein MANRRDFLKLSALTASLFTFNKSKAAEVLTDAGKKTIKPIVISTWRFGIEANAEAWKTLSTNGRALDAVEAGVKIPEGDPKERSVGLGGRPDRDGRVTLDACIMDEFSNIGSVACLEHIVHPISVARAVMEKTPHVMLVGDGALQFALSQGFKKENLLTAESEAEWKEWLKKSEYKPKVNIENHDTIGMVALDMNGNLSGACTTSGMAFKMHGRVGDSPIIGAGLYVDNEVGAATATGHGEEVIRMAGCHTVVELMRQGLSPEDACKKATERIIASAKRRNKPLDEIQIGFIAINKKGEHGAYCLQKGFNYAVYSPEINNKLIDAKSLL, from the coding sequence ATGGCTAACAGAAGAGATTTTTTAAAACTTTCGGCATTAACTGCCTCCTTGTTTACCTTTAATAAATCTAAAGCTGCAGAAGTATTAACGGATGCCGGAAAAAAAACAATTAAACCCATTGTTATTTCTACATGGCGCTTTGGTATCGAAGCAAATGCAGAAGCCTGGAAAACATTATCGACTAACGGTCGTGCCCTAGATGCCGTTGAAGCCGGTGTTAAAATCCCCGAGGGTGATCCAAAAGAAAGAAGTGTAGGATTAGGCGGAAGACCTGACCGCGATGGTCGCGTTACGCTGGATGCTTGTATTATGGATGAGTTTTCTAATATAGGTTCAGTAGCCTGCCTTGAGCATATTGTTCATCCGATTTCAGTGGCGCGAGCTGTAATGGAAAAAACACCACATGTAATGTTAGTTGGCGATGGTGCTTTACAATTCGCTTTATCGCAAGGATTCAAAAAAGAAAATCTATTAACTGCTGAATCAGAAGCGGAATGGAAAGAATGGTTGAAAAAATCAGAATACAAACCAAAAGTGAATATTGAAAATCACGATACTATTGGAATGGTAGCACTTGACATGAATGGAAATTTATCAGGCGCGTGTACTACAAGTGGCATGGCTTTTAAAATGCATGGCCGCGTTGGTGATTCTCCTATTATTGGTGCCGGCTTGTATGTAGATAATGAAGTGGGCGCCGCTACGGCCACCGGTCATGGCGAAGAGGTTATCCGAATGGCAGGTTGTCATACGGTTGTTGAATTGATGCGCCAGGGACTTTCCCCGGAAGATGCATGCAAAAAAGCAACGGAAAGAATAATCGCAAGCGCTAAAAGAAGAAATAAACCATTAGATGAAATTCAAATTGGCTTCATCGCCATAAATAAAAAGGGAGAACATGGCGCTTATTGTTTGCAAAAAGGATTTAATTACGCTGTTTACTCTCCGGAAATCAACAACAAACTCATAGACGCTAAAAGTCTTTTGTAA
- a CDS encoding beta-N-acetylhexosaminidase, whose translation MRYIIILSLFLTNVLFSQKTLLPIIPYPNDVVLQAGQFTLSPQTKIVVKNDAFKNDVDIFNDYLEKNYGFKLEITDNIIKTGNFISFSYPDFEAGFYENYHLDINPARIHIVAEGKGAGAFYALQTLIQLIPSQEIKSLKTAPQKTFILPCVSIKDRPSYTWRGMHLDVCRHFFPTSFIKKYIDIIAMYKFNTFHWHLTEDQGWRIEIKKYPKLTSIGAWRNGTMIGKYSDQKYDTLRYGGFYTQEEIKEIVAYASARHITVVPEIEMPGHSLAAIAAYPWLSCTGKKQEVAKGWGVFDDVYCTKDSVFNFLQDVLDEVIALFPGKYIHIGGDECPKTRWKTCANCQKRIKELGLKDEHELQSYFITRMEKYLNSKSKQIIGWDEILEGGLAPNAAVMSWRGTEGGIAAAKQKHFVVMSPGKPCYFDHYQSKDKTKEPLAIGGYNPLDSVYNYNPTPKILTTQESEFIMGAQANVWTEYILNEKQVEYMAVPRLIALSEVLWTQPEYKNFNHFISRLKINRVILDKMNVNYAKHFLKP comes from the coding sequence ATGAGGTATATAATTATTTTGTCTTTATTTCTAACGAATGTTCTTTTTTCGCAGAAAACGTTATTACCTATCATTCCGTATCCAAATGATGTTGTTTTACAAGCCGGACAATTTACTCTATCACCGCAAACAAAGATTGTTGTAAAAAATGATGCCTTTAAAAATGATGTAGACATATTTAACGACTATCTCGAAAAAAACTACGGCTTTAAATTAGAAATCACGGATAATATTATCAAAACCGGAAATTTTATTTCTTTTTCTTACCCCGATTTTGAAGCAGGGTTTTATGAAAATTATCATTTAGACATTAATCCTGCGCGTATCCATATTGTGGCAGAAGGAAAAGGTGCGGGTGCCTTTTATGCACTTCAAACCTTAATTCAATTAATTCCGTCTCAAGAAATAAAATCACTTAAAACAGCTCCTCAAAAAACATTTATTCTACCTTGTGTTTCGATTAAAGATCGTCCGAGTTATACTTGGCGCGGTATGCATCTTGATGTGTGCCGCCACTTCTTTCCTACTTCTTTTATCAAAAAGTATATTGATATTATTGCCATGTATAAATTCAATACTTTTCATTGGCACTTAACAGAAGATCAAGGATGGCGTATTGAAATAAAAAAATATCCAAAACTAACTTCAATTGGCGCCTGGAGAAACGGCACCATGATTGGCAAATACAGTGATCAAAAATATGACACGCTCCGTTACGGTGGATTTTATACTCAAGAAGAAATAAAGGAGATTGTTGCTTACGCATCCGCCCGACATATTACGGTTGTGCCTGAAATAGAAATGCCGGGCCATTCTCTAGCGGCTATAGCGGCGTATCCGTGGCTATCGTGTACAGGGAAAAAACAAGAAGTGGCAAAAGGCTGGGGAGTGTTTGATGATGTTTATTGCACAAAAGATTCTGTTTTTAATTTCTTACAAGATGTTTTAGATGAAGTGATAGCGCTGTTCCCTGGCAAATACATTCACATTGGCGGTGACGAATGCCCTAAAACCCGTTGGAAAACATGTGCTAACTGTCAGAAACGAATAAAAGAATTAGGCTTGAAAGATGAGCACGAACTTCAAAGTTATTTCATCACCCGAATGGAAAAATACTTAAACAGTAAAAGCAAACAAATTATTGGTTGGGATGAAATTTTAGAGGGAGGCTTGGCGCCCAATGCAGCAGTTATGAGTTGGAGAGGAACAGAAGGCGGCATTGCAGCAGCAAAACAAAAACATTTTGTAGTAATGTCGCCGGGTAAACCTTGTTATTTTGACCATTACCAAAGTAAAGACAAAACAAAAGAGCCGCTAGCCATCGGAGGTTATAACCCATTAGATTCAGTTTACAATTATAATCCAACGCCAAAAATTCTCACAACTCAAGAATCTGAATTTATTATGGGAGCACAAGCTAATGTTTGGACTGAATATATTCTGAATGAAAAACAAGTTGAATACATGGCGGTGCCGAGGTTGATTGCCTTATCGGAAGTATTGTGGACGCAACCCGAATACAAAAACTTCAACCACTTCATTTCACGGCTTAAAATCAATCGCGTCATTCTAGATAAAATGAATGTGAACTACGCTAAACATTTTTTAAAACCATAA
- a CDS encoding YeeE/YedE family protein: MKNLKYFFVGLLFGFILIKAEVISWFRIQEMFHFQSFHMYGIIGSAITIGALSIFIIKKFNIKDTSGNPITIAPKELNKGTVIGGLCFGFGWALTGACPGPLYALVGSGHLIILIVLLSAIAGTFTYGLLKDKLPH, from the coding sequence ATGAAAAATTTAAAATACTTTTTTGTCGGACTATTATTCGGATTTATTTTAATAAAGGCGGAAGTTATATCTTGGTTTCGTATACAAGAAATGTTCCACTTTCAATCCTTCCACATGTATGGTATCATTGGATCTGCGATTACCATTGGCGCACTCTCTATTTTCATAATCAAAAAATTCAACATAAAAGATACTTCCGGGAATCCAATTACAATTGCGCCGAAAGAATTAAACAAAGGAACTGTTATCGGCGGTTTATGTTTTGGATTTGGCTGGGCATTAACCGGAGCGTGTCCCGGACCGTTATACGCGTTAGTTGGAAGCGGTCACTTAATCATACTCATTGTTTTACTGAGTGCTATTGCCGGAACTTTTACTTACGGTTTATTAAAAGACAAACTTCCACATTAA
- a CDS encoding YeeE/YedE family protein: MLELLTKPWPWYVSGPLIGLMVPILLILGNKSFGISSSLRHFCAACIPVKVKFFDYNWKAEAWNLIFVLGVVAGGFIAGILLKNPEPVQISENTVKDLQGYGITNFSNLYPVEIFNFQNLLSVNGFLFMIVGGFLVGFGTRYANGCTSGHSIMGLSNLQFSSLVATICFFAGGLIMSWFIIPLLF, from the coding sequence ATGTTAGAATTACTTACAAAACCCTGGCCATGGTATGTATCTGGTCCGCTCATTGGATTAATGGTGCCGATACTTTTGATTCTTGGCAATAAATCATTTGGCATTTCCTCTTCATTGCGCCATTTTTGCGCCGCTTGCATTCCGGTTAAAGTAAAATTCTTCGATTACAACTGGAAAGCAGAAGCCTGGAATTTAATTTTTGTTCTAGGTGTTGTTGCCGGAGGTTTTATAGCGGGTATACTTTTGAAAAACCCCGAACCCGTACAAATTTCCGAAAACACCGTTAAAGATTTGCAAGGTTACGGCATCACTAATTTTTCTAATTTATATCCTGTAGAGATATTCAATTTTCAAAACTTACTTTCAGTGAATGGATTTTTATTTATGATTGTTGGAGGCTTTTTAGTTGGATTTGGTACGCGTTATGCGAATGGTTGTACTTCAGGTCATTCTATTATGGGATTATCCAATTTACAATTCTCATCACTGGTAGCAACCATTTGCTTTTTCGCAGGCGGATTAATTATGTCCTGGTTTATTATTCCTTTATTGTTTTAA